Proteins found in one Hirundo rustica isolate bHirRus1 chromosome 9, bHirRus1.pri.v3, whole genome shotgun sequence genomic segment:
- the ZNF648 gene encoding zinc finger protein 648 encodes MDVSENNICDTGGKHSNYPRKATKQAGHGCSLQREVDMNYSCSPGNSAGPAGKQELPAQLRCADKETCDTYCQKQGESPDGELDASSTSFHPQRDEDLDQCSSERPRKPRTITKLREDSGSAALGEVFGEDLEPVPEEALPYRCKKCGSSFRGVSELQEHRQAHPLENSYRCPICAKAFSRAANLRMHKLIHSSERPHKCPECDKGFIRTADVWRHLRNVHKIERSMVILANGMARNPWSVVHRSQRNVECLDQACPGNQKSQEDDFKPYACPTCGKGFDKPNLLSKHKVIHREDKPYKCQECGMAFVQLLRLKRHQQTHSGARPFYCEECGGTFTRLASLQRHHRIHTGEKPYSCNFCGHSFTESGTLRRHERTHKLDKP; translated from the coding sequence ATGGATGTGAGTGAGAATAACATTTGTGACACAGGGGGGAAGCATTCAAATTATCCCAGGAAGGCCACCAAGCAGGCGGGCCACGGCTGTAGCCTGCAGAGGGAGGTGGACATGAATTACTCCTGCAGTCCTGGAAACTCTGCTGGACCCGCAGGAAAGCAGGAGCTTCCTGCACAGCTGCGGTGTGCAGACAAAGAAACCTGTGACACCTACTGCCAGAAACAAGGTGAGAGTCCAGATGGGGAGCTTGACGCCTCCAGCACCAGCTTCCACCCGCAGAGAGATGAGGATTTAGATCAGTGTTCTTCTGAGCGCCCCAGGAAGCCACGGACGATAACAAAACTCCGTGAGGACAGCGGAAGCGCCGCTCTTGGGGAAGTGTTTGGTGAGGACCTGGAGCCGGTCCCCGAGGAAGCTCTTCCCTATCGATGCAAGAAGTGCGGCTCCTCTTTCCGCGGCGTGAGCGAGCTGCAGGAGCACCGGCAAGCTCACCCGCTGGAGAACTCCTACCGCTGTCCCATCTGTGCCAAAGCCTTCTCCCGCGCGGCCAACCTGCGCATGCACAAGCTCATCCATTCCAGCGAGAGGCCGCACAAGTGCCCGGAGTGCGACAAGGGCTTCATCCGCACGGCCGACGTCTGGAGGCACCTGCGCAACGTGCACAAGATCGAGCGCTCCATGGTGATCCTGGCCAACGGCATGGCCAGGAACCCCTGGTCCGTGGTGCACCGCAGCCAGCGCAACGTGGAGTGCCTGGATCAGGCTTGTCCTGGAAACCAGAAGTCTCAGGAAGACGACTTCAAACCTTACGCCTGCCCGACGTGCGGCAAAGGCTTCGATAAGCCCAACCTGCTGTCCAAGCACAAGGTGATCCACCGGGAGGACAAGCCCTACAAGTGTCAGGAGTGTGGCATGGCgtttgtgcagctgctcaggctcAAGAGACACCAGCAGACTCACTCTGGGGCACGGCCCTTCTATTGTGAGGAGTGTGGGGGGACCTTCACCCGGCTGGCATCGCTCCAGCGCCATCACCGCATCCACACCGGAGAGAAGCCCTACTCCTGTAATTTCTGTGGGCATTCCTTCACTGAGTCAGGGACCCTACGGAGGCACGAGCGCACTCACAAGCTGGACAAACCTTAA